In Microbacterium pumilum, the following proteins share a genomic window:
- a CDS encoding SGNH/GDSL hydrolase family protein — MASVRFVAIGDSFTEGVGDELPDGRVRGWADITAQGWADATAEAVEYANLAIRGRLVWPIVDEQLEPALALKPTHLSFNGGGNDMLRPRTSVARVVEAFTHVSRRCDEEGVQLIILSGANPSGQLPLGRVFQRRGDLLTEAVSAVFADRPDIVRAFNWPDRELSTAAYWSEDRLHMSARGHHRVAARVLTALGMEPPAEWWSLPSLPATSARGAAYYRQHVGPWVRRRLTGTSSGDGREPKYAAWTTFEPLHG; from the coding sequence ATGGCATCCGTTCGCTTCGTCGCCATCGGCGACTCGTTCACAGAAGGCGTCGGCGACGAGCTGCCTGACGGACGCGTGCGCGGGTGGGCCGACATCACCGCGCAGGGCTGGGCGGATGCCACCGCCGAAGCGGTCGAGTACGCCAACCTTGCGATCCGGGGGCGGCTCGTATGGCCGATCGTCGACGAGCAGCTCGAACCAGCCCTCGCATTGAAGCCGACCCATCTGTCGTTCAACGGCGGAGGCAATGACATGCTCCGCCCTCGCACGAGCGTCGCACGCGTCGTGGAGGCGTTCACGCACGTGTCGCGGCGCTGCGATGAGGAGGGCGTGCAGCTGATCATCCTGTCCGGCGCGAACCCCTCCGGCCAGCTGCCCCTGGGCCGGGTGTTCCAGCGTCGCGGGGACCTGCTGACGGAGGCCGTGTCGGCGGTGTTCGCGGATCGCCCCGATATCGTGCGGGCATTCAACTGGCCCGACCGCGAACTGTCGACGGCCGCGTACTGGTCCGAGGACCGCCTCCACATGAGCGCTCGGGGTCATCATCGCGTCGCCGCGCGCGTGCTCACCGCGCTCGGGATGGAGCCTCCCGCGGAATGGTGGTCGCTGCCGTCACTGCCGGCCACCTCCGCTCGCGGCGCTGCGTACTACCGGCAGCACGTCGGACCCTGGGTGCGCCGCCGCCTCACCGGCACGTCGTCGGGGGACGGACGCGAGCCGAAGTACGCGGCGTGGACGACGTTCGAGCCGCTGCACGGCTGA